Proteins co-encoded in one Lynx canadensis isolate LIC74 chromosome C1, mLynCan4.pri.v2, whole genome shotgun sequence genomic window:
- the LOC115521273 gene encoding immediate early response 3-interacting protein 1 produces MAFTLYSLLQAALLCVNAIAVLHEERFLKNIGWGTDQGIGGFGEEPGIKSQLMNLIRSVRTVMRVPLIIINSIAIVLLLLFG; encoded by the coding sequence ATGGCCTTTACGTTATACTCGCTGCTGCAGGCGGCCCTGCTCTGCGTCAATGCCATCGCCGTGCTGCACGAAGAGCGCTTCCTCAAGAACATTGGCTGGGGAACAGACCAGGGAATTGGTGGATTCGGAGAGGAGCCAGGAATTAAATCTCAGCTAATGAATCTTATTCGATCTGTAAGAACTGTGATGAGAGTGCCATTGATAATAATAAACTCAATTGCAATTGTATTACTCTTATTATTTGGGTGA